The following coding sequences are from one Musa acuminata AAA Group cultivar baxijiao chromosome BXJ2-4, Cavendish_Baxijiao_AAA, whole genome shotgun sequence window:
- the LOC103981330 gene encoding U-box domain-containing protein 4 — protein MCQNPKPSPAPNPDPSPSPSPGPSPSPSRNPNPGGEERWRGDLKKQVLVQDLARRLSGGDMSTRVQAAREVRKLARASAKSRSAFAVAPVVQPLIAMLPSPDHDAREAALLAILNIAVRNEGNKDKIVKSGAVPHLVELLRSGKNSLRELATAAVLTLSASTPNKPTIATSGAVPLLVEILISGSIQGRVDAVTALYNLSSCEDSSNFILPSEAAKPLLALLKDCKRYSKFAEKATGLLEILSRTEEGRNLISEFDGGILSLVETIEEGSLLSAEYAVGVLLSLCNSCREKYRELILKEGPIPGLMLLTAEGTKKAREKAHNILDLLRDDSKKKKVASKDLEILAFDIATRVDGPVKAAATAKRIMEDMVRRDRELTITKLQPKRCR, from the exons ATGTGCCAGAACCCTAAACCTAGTCCCGCTCCGAATCCGGATCCGAGCCCCAGCCCCAGCCCCGGTCCTAGCCCTAGCCCGAGCCGTAATCCTAACCCCGGCGGTGAGGAGCGGTGGCGGGGGGACCTCAAGAAGCAGGTCCTGGTGCAGGACCTAGCCCGGAGGCTCTCCGGCGGCGACATGTCGACGCGGGTCCAGGCCGCGCGGGAGGTGCGCAAGCTCGCCCGGGCCTCGGCCAAGTCTCGCTCCGCCTTCGCCGTCGCCCCCGTCGTCCAGCCCCTCATCGCCATGCTCCCCTCCCCGGACCACGACGCCCGGGAGGCCGCCCTCCTAGCGATCCTCAACATCGCCGTCCGCAACGAGGG AAATAAGGATAAGATAGTGAAGAGTGGTGCTGTGCCCCATTTAGTAGAGCTCCTCAGATCTGGGAAGAATAGCCTAAGAGAGTTAGCCACCGCAGCAGTGCTGACACTGTCAGCTTCAACACCAAATAAACCCACTATTGCTACCTCTGGAGCAGTGCCCCTTCTTGTTGAAATCCTCATTTCGGGAAGTATCCAAGGAAGGGTTGATGCCGTCACAGCCCTCTATAATCTTTCTTCTTGTGAAGATAGTTCCAATTTTATTCTGCCCTCAGAAGCAGCTAAACCTCTTCTCGCCCTTTTAAAGGACTGCAAGAGATACTCCAAGTTTGCTGAAAAAGCGACTGGTCTCTTGGAAATCCTGTCTAGAACTGAAGAAGGAAGGAACTTGATCTCAGAATTCGATGGAGGGATTTTGTCACTGGTAGAGACCATTGAAGAGGGTTCATTGCTGAGTGCAGAATATGCTGTCGGAGTATTGCTTTCTTTGTGCAATAGTTGCCGGGAGAAGTATAGGGAGCTTATCCTCAAAGAAGGTCCAATTCCAGGACTTATGCTGTTAACGGCAGAAGGCACAAAGAAGGCCCGGGAGAAGGCTCATAATATCTTGGATCTGCTTAGGGATGAttccaagaagaagaaagtaGCATCGAAAGACCTGGAGATTTTAGCTTTTGACATTGCTACTCGTGTTGACGGCCCAGTCAAAGCTGCAGCAACAGCAAAGAGGATAATGGAGGATATGGTCCGACGAGATAGGGAACTTACCATCACCAAGCTTCAGCCTAAAAGATGTCGCTAA
- the LOC103981331 gene encoding protein phosphatase 1 regulatory inhibitor subunit PPP1R8 homolog, with the protein MYRGGLDRFKKAQSLEPFSVTLNSSSRSASAPKATHNFAQPFQTPQDSSVNYVQHQQHVASKSTGPEAVVPVAHTTQIGGGQSSWQPPDWAIEPRSGIYYLEVVKDGEVIDQINLEKRRHIFGRQIPTCDFVLDHQSVSRQHAAVVPHKNGSIYVIDLGSVHGTFVANERLTKDNPVELEVGQSLRFAASTRSYILRKNTAALFPTPALPAGVDLPSPPDPTDEDAVVAYNTILNRYGVSKLDLSSKSKSPSRSALSGTDERQHQGRPSKRSRKNRVAFIDQVGGELVEVVGVSDGADVETEPGPIGVKEGSLVGKYESLVQVTVIPKGKEQIAQNDEGASPRGVTDKLQYILNKVKSTPKSGIYDDLYGDALSGKVGSSWAYRSDGQVGSTKGVEEKPLSSAGEKENASSADDSDDLFGDS; encoded by the exons ATGTATAGAGGAGGTCTCGATAGGTTTAAGAAAGCACAATCTTTGGAGCCTTTTTCTGTCACCTTAAATTCATCGTCCAGATCCGCTTCGGCTCCTAAAGCAACCCACAATTTTGCTCAGCCATTCCAGACGCCACAGGATTCCAGCGTTAACTATGTTCAGCATCAACAGCATGTCGCCTCAAAGTCCACTGGACCTGAAGCAGTGGTTCCGGTTGCACATACCACACAGATAGGTGGTGGGCAATCATCTTGGCAGCCTCCTGACTGGGCAATAGAGCCCCGTTCTGGCATTTATTATCTTGAGGTTGTGAAGGATGGAGAAGTCATTGATCAGATTAATTTAGAGAAGCGGAGGCATATTTTTGGGCGGCAAATCCCAACATGTGATTTTGTGCTTGATCACCAATCTGTGTCACGCCAACATGCTGCAGTAGTTCCTCATAAAAATGGAAG CATATATGTAATTGATTTAGGGTCAGTGCATGGTACATTCGTTGCAAATGAGAGGCTTACCAAGGATAACCCTGTTGAACTTGAGGTTGGTCAATCTCTACGATTTGCTGCATCAACAAGAAGTTACATATTAAGAAAAAACACTGCTGCTCTCTTTCCTACCCCTGCACTTCCAGCAGGAGTTGATCTACCATCCCCTCCAGACCCCACTGATGAAGATGCTGTTGTGGCATACAATACGATATTGAATCGTTATGGCGTTAGCAAGTTGGATCTTTCTTCCAAGTCAAAAAGTCCTTCAAGGAGTGCTTTAAGTGGAACGGATGAGAGACAGCACCAAGGCAGACCATCCAAGAGAAGTAGGAAAAATAGAGTAGCATTTATAGATCAGGTTGGTGGAGAGCTGGTTGAAGTAGTTGGGGTATCTGATGGTGCAGATGTAGAAACTGAGCCAGGTCCTATTGGTGTAAAAGAAGGGAGTCTTGTTGGGAAGTATGAATCTCTTGTACAAGTTACTGTTATACCAAAAGGTAAGGAACAGATAGCTCAAAATGACGAGGGTGCGTCTCCCAGAGGTGTCACCGATAAGCTGCAGTATATATTGAACAAAGTGAAAAGCACTCCAAAGAGTGGGATTTATGATGATTTGTATGGAGATGCACTTTCTGGTAAGGTGGGTTCTTCTTGGGCATACAGATCAGATGGACAGGTAGGATCAACAAAAGGTGTTGAGGAAAAGCCTCTTAGCTCTGCTGGTGAAAAAGAAAATGCTAGTTCAGCTGATGATAGTGATGATCTCTTTGGTGACTCTTGA